In Setaria viridis chromosome 5, Setaria_viridis_v4.0, whole genome shotgun sequence, the genomic stretch gctccgccggcggccagcgCACCCCGTCCTATCGAgcgccgtcccgcccgccggagccccaTCCCGCACCCGTCCgcatggccgccggcggggccgcgaCTGGTAGCACGCTCTGCCCCGCCTGCCGGAgcgccgccccgctcgccgGAGCCCCGCCCCACACCCGGCCACCGGTGAGGCCGCGCCCGCCAGCTGCCCCACCCCGCCCCgcccgtcggagcaccgccctGCCCGTCGaagccccgccccgcccccggccgccggcgaggccgcgcccgcccgcgcgcgcgaggccgcctggccgccggcgagacCGTGCCCGCCAGCACCTCAACCGTGCGTGCAACAGCGCCAGGAAGGAgatttttttattctgatgcaTGGGCCCAAATTGCCAGTGAGATAAAGACAAGAATGGAGCTGTACCAAACACTTTTTGAGATATTAgatccacggtggagcagctctatggtggagctagctggatctatggatttggagctattttttcagagctggagctctaccaaacaggcccatgGTCTTTGTCATGCATAGATGTGTGTTACACAGGCTCTGGTTTGTAAATGCTCTCCGAAGCGCCAGCGCCAGTCAGCAACCATATGGGCCGCTGGTGAGCCAAAATTTTCACCTACGCGGGGCCTGGGCCAGGACCAGGAGGGGGCCGTGGGCCCTCAAACGTTTGCTCAGTGCCAGAAGGGCCCTCTGCTGAGTGCAAAACGGTCGAAAACGAAATGAAGCCCACTTAGCgcttccaggcttccagcagaCCAGAAGGGCCCGGTCCAACAAAAATGTTTCGTGAAGCGGGATCTCCAGAAAGCAGCCCAACGGAACCTTGGACCACGCAACGGCGCAGGAAGTAGCCCACCAATCCCACCAAATTTTCTCATTCTCATCTCGCATAATCGCATTCTTAGTCTGGTTTGAGGATACTTTAATTTGTTAGTAGTAGTAACAGAGTAGAGAGTAGAGACTGCTCTGCAGCTCACGACTTGCACTGGTTAACTCATCTTATGTACTAGTCCAAATTCCAAATTAGCTAACTTTGGGGAGAGTTCAGTATCTTCCTCTCAGAAAAAAAACCCCCCATAGAAGCCACTTTCAGTATCATGGCTTGCTATGACTACTTTATGATCTCATAGGATAACGTGTCTGTCGTGATGGTTTGTAATGTGAGTTGTGACTAGGGTCGCTGCTAGCCATGTATCCCTACAGTGTGAATTGAAAACCAGCCATTGCATCCATGCACAAAAAGAATTTGCGAGCGGCTGACAGAATGACTCTTGTGCCAGGGCagggcggcgagccggcgacccTTGTGCCGATCCAATCATGCGGTAGAATGGAGCCAGGGCAAGGAGACTGCCGTGCTTGGCGACAGGCCTGATGACCGTCGAGCTTCGCGACCGGTGAAGAAGGGCTAGGCAGGAATCATGGCCACCGCCTATACCTGCCTGTCAAGCACCAAGAGAAGAGAGGGATAAAATATGCAAGCAGCGCCAGCAAGTGGAAGCCCAGTCTGCCAAGAAAAAAAAGCCCAGCGAAAGCAGTTGAAGCCTTGTAGAAAGCCCACTACTCTGAGTAGTGACTAGTGAGCGTAGTACAGCAGGAGCCCACCAAAAATCTTCGATCGCAAAacgagagagaggaagggcgaaaaggctgcggcggcggcccacGAAAATCTCCACCGAatcctctcctccccgcacggcaacgcgggaggcggcggccacggccgcctCTCGGACACGTCCTACGACGGATCATGCGAGGAGACGACGGCGCGACCGGGGATGGTAGCGATGGGTAGCATGCGCCGCCTACGCTATTGGTTGTTGCGGGATCCCCGCGGCTGAGGCATCCGTCGGAGGGTGGTTTCAGGTTTGCTCCTTGCCTGTTCCGCCGTTTCTGCGAGCCCGATGGCCTATGGTGCTGTACTACTGTTCTTGGCCAAACTGTTGTTTGAACACTTCAGGATCCCAGAATTTCACCCCCATTTTTTGGTCATCTGCATCCTTGACAAGCCCGGTTTGATGCTGGACTGCTGGATGACTCATCTCCTGAGCCCAAGACCGCAGGTCACATCAATTTCCAACGCGTTAAGATGGTCGCAATCTGCAACTGGCATAATTTTCAACGCTTATGAGGTAAACTAAGCACATCTCTATGACTGCATCGTGATACATGTATACACCGATGAAATGAATGTTAGCCAACCATTCGTTTAACTTTGACATGATTCTCAAAATATGTTTTGTAAGGCTGATATGCTACTTTTTATAGTTTACACTAGTAACGACAGAGAAGTGGCTAACTTCTAAACTATTCTGGAACACTTGAACGCACTGGATTTCTTATGGTCTAGTCCAAATCAGCTTACTTTGGAGAGACTTCTGTGGCTTCCTTTTGGAAAAGCATATAAATCACTTTCGGTATCATGGCCTGTGCCGTGACTGAATGACCTCATATGAACACGTGACCATCGTGCTGGTTTTCTAAAGTGATCCTTTATTACAGTGACACGGAGTTTTATTCCATAACAATTCCAGCTGTCGGTTGAGCACAATGAAGTCTGCGATATTGTGGTTGAGTAGTGGTAGTCTGAAGATAGAGTGATTTACATCAAAGAAAGTGGTATTGCAATGAATTCAGGTCCCAGTTGCTGCAGCCTGATTTTCAGAAAAGTAATCTGAAGGCATGCTCAGGAGAGGGACTTTTTTGACCATGAAACATAGCTAGTGACTGTCCTGTACTCGTGTCATCACCGTGCTCACATCACCTGAAACATGTAAGAATCCCGTCAGCATCTTCCCTCTTTTGCATTCCAAATATTGAGCTGGGAAAGTATACTGTATCATTCGGATTGTGAGTTCTCACAAAGCATATACTTCATTATCTTTATTGATCAGATTAACAAAAACTTGTGGGGACATTTTTTCCAACTACTTTTGACCAGAATTCAAAGATGGTTAAGATAGTCATAACTGTGTCTACATGAGTAATATGAGTGAAAGACTTGCCTAATGCCTGTGTTACTTCAGTCATAAAAGAATTAAGTTAATGAACATGCAACTAACGTCAATACAAACACAGCCAGTTATTTACACAAGGCATCAGGCTAACCCTTGCTTTCTACAATCAAAAGGCAGTCAAACTGAGAACAAATGATTAGTACAGGTAAACTTATGACAGCAACTTTGGACAGCTCATGAGTGGTACCTTTGCATACTGTTTTCAAAAGGTCATAGATTTGGCATCAAGTCTCACACCAACCGCATACAGCATGTATCACATTTCACTTGATATGTTGACATATATTGATTTCTGATAGTGATCAATAGGGTCTTGTTGTGAGAATGATGATCAACAGGGATTTGTTCTTTCTTGTTAGATCATTAACGCgtacatcttggtgtactcacTCAAGTTCTTTAAGGTGCATAATGCTACCTGTCCTGTACTTTTTGAGCTTTGGCAACTTCTAATGCACGTGCCTTAAATGATCCAAGATAGTTCAGGTAAGAGTGGCTGCAGATATCTGTGTGGAAATGCAGCCTGGCAGTCCCTTTGGCTGAAATCAAGAACTCAATGAATATAAGTTATTTAACAGTATCAATGGAAGTATTGTATGCTGCTACTTATTTAGAATGATCATATTTACTTATATGGGTGGGTGATATTGTTACCATTTCCATCCCCAAGAACAACACATTACCACCCTAATTAATCTTATTATATTAGCAAAaggctctcaagtctcaactgTCAGTTGCATTAGGCTCCGAATATTTGTTCATTTATTTTGCTTGAAGCTTACCCCATGTTTTTCCATAAATTACTCACATGTCAGGATGAAATTTCATTCTATAAATTCTTTCTTTTAATTTGCATCACTAGTAAACTCATCTACTATCTCATTATTTTGTCTATTATGCAGCAGCATATATATGGAGTACAGTCTGGATTTTCGAAATCATGTAGATGGGCAAAGCGAAATGTGGTAACCAAATCCGTTATTGAAGCTCTTCACTTTTTCACTCAAGAACAAAAGACCGTAATATATGCCACCGTTGTCTGCTTTCTTTCACAATAAGAGACATGAACAAGTGCAACCATGCATGTCACGTTGCATACACGTTAAGTTTTGGAAGTCCAAAACGCGGTTACTAGAGTCAAGCCTGGATTTAAAATTCTGGAAACAATCACACACCACCTACTCCAGGTCCAGGTTCTCCTGTGTGCATATATGAGCTACAGGTCGCGCTTCTCTGCATCACTAGACAAGGAGAATAAAATTCATCATCTTCAGTTCACGCCAACCAAGGACTCAGCGCTGATTAATTGCCGGGAAATTTGTTGGGAGCTCTGCAATTTCAAGGTAATTTGCTGGAGCCAACGTGCATCCTCATCAAGAGGTCACCTCTCAATCAGTTTCAAGACGTTGCAAGAGGGCAGCCACCACGACTAAGAGGGACAACTACATGGCCGGCTTCAGCGGCAGCTCTAATGGAACCCATAAAAGGCTGCTGCAGGATTGTAGTAGTTATGCCCAGGAGCATGCTAAGAAGTAAGTCTAAACCATAGCCCTATATATTAAATAAAGCTAGTTAAGCATGTGAACTATGACCAAAATTATGACCAACAGAAGGGAATAATTAGTTGTTATGGACTTTCAGTTGTTTTTTGTTACATTTGATTATCCTAGTTCTTGTTACCTGTGCTATTCAACTTCTTCTTATGGATATTTTCTCAAGTTATTAATGGTGCTTTCCTGAAGTAGGAGGGTCCGCATTAGCACAAGAACTGAGTACACATACGCACCATATCATGATGGATACCAGTGGAGAAAATACGGGCAAAAAATGATCCGTGGAAATACCTACCCGAGGTATGTGTACAAAATcatgcaatatttttttaatctttttaatCTTTCAGTTCCAAACTAGTTGAACTAACAGTTACAGAATCATGTGATATGTTGATCAAGCTGAAATCTGACAATTCATCACACAACTACTACCTAGGGCTTAGGTGAAATAGATCCGATCCATATACAATTCTAGATTTTCCAACTAGGTCACGCTCTTTGGGTGCGAGAAGAGCTTAAAAAGGGGTAGACATATAAGTGAAGATGGAATTCTTACCTAGATTAAATATGTCATATCCAAATACTGAAACACAATAGCTGTAAATAGTGGATGTTTCCCGTATTGGGTAAGTACTATACACGTGATCGATCTTGTTAATTTCAATGCTCTCCCATATAAGTAGATGTGAGTGATCTGGATTCCAGACTGGGTGGTTAGCTTATCTTCTCAAGCCTAGCTTTCTGGTCGCATAAATGTTGTTTAATGGCAAGTGTGTTTGGAAATAATAAGAAATCCAGTGCATGTATGGTTTATTAGGTTGATTGATGCCTGCCCCAGTAGCTGCCTGTTCCTATCAGGTTCTAGCGCTTACCTTTATGTTGTCGTGTAGCTAAAAGTCACATGCCATAATGGGAATTTTCAAGAAGTGGAATAAACCCAAGAGGAAAGAACTAAGCACCATATGTTGAGTCATCACACACACTACTTTTGTGCACTCATTGGGGGTTGTTTATTAGTAAAAAACACTAATAAGTTTCCTAATTAACATGCAGAATCATGGATGGCGTATCTAATTGCTCTCCTGATTGTTTTCGAGTAAACCAGATTTACCTTTTTTCGCAATGATTGGTGACATACTATTTCTAAGAAAAAGGATGATTGGTGATCTATTGTAGTATACTTGTGGATGAAATGTCCCACTGCATAGGTTTGCGTACTAATGTAAAATTTGAATATTATTTATTTTGAGAAAGAACATGAGCATACAAGTACGATGGATCCGCCACAGTATGGTTAGGCCTCACTACTAATCTATAAAACTTCTAGGCATAAGTAGTGAGGGGTGTCGATGGGAAAAAGTAAATTTTCTACAACCATCATCTTGTAAAGAACATTTCACTCAGAAAATTTCAATTTGAGAATATCTGCTTTTGCCCTTGTGGGCCCTGCTGTGAGGAGTGACTTATTTTTCccctcaaaatatttttttaaacgaaccaggcaggagagctgccgattatattaaaaagaagataaaaCCCAGACTGTGTAATCCAATAGAAAACAACAAGCGTCGTACATGGTTGCACGGCACCAACACAACACTGCTCAACCACCACAATGCCACGCGAGCAAAACAACATGAGAACTGCACCACCAAGGCCAAGCCGCAAAGCACCACACCACTGCTCGCCGGTTGCCGAAATGGCCGCTACCATGTAGGGCCAATTGCCGCCGCGGCACCACGTTATCCTCAAAATAACTTGTCTAACACACTCTGCAGTCATTACCTTTATCCCTGTTGCTATATGCAACTTCTGCAAGGGCAACCAAGACTTGAAGATAGGGATCGAACATCATAAGTTCTTGGGAagaatcaattttttttaatgtgATGACTTCAGAATGTGCATGGGGCCAGTAATGTTTTTAGGGGACTACTAATTATAAAGGAAAACTTGATTGACCCTTGAGGAACTAGGTGAATCTAAATTACAAAGAAATATGCACCTAAATTCACCTTGATGAGGACTTGAACTAGGGTGATCTGGATGTACATCCACATCCTGAACCAAATGAGCTAGGCTCAGTTATAATTGAGTCCTAGGGCAATATGAGAAAACATATATGTCAATATATATCGCACTGCTGGTTAATGTTTTCTTGGGGACTTTGTTTTCTAAAACATTCCAAAATCTGCATTTCTGCCAAGAGTTAGAGAACCATAAAAAACCATAGGAAAATGCATGGTGATATGAAGAACCTAAGTCATATCCACAAGATAATgccaaacaaggtactaagtagAAATTGAATTCTCGAGAGCAATGCAAATTCTGGCAGTGAGGGGGAGCATTTCATATCTGGGGGCTAGCAAAAGGCCAAGAGATCAGGTTATCGATGCGACATTTTTCAGTAATTAGCATCAAAGATATATACAGATCAGCATATGTATATGAACTGTTTCTTGTAGTTCCTTTTTAAGAAAAACAATAGGGGGAATCCCATCGACTGTAGTAAATATTGATTCGtcatttttcttttggaaatgaATAGGATTAGACTGAGCACTGGGCAGTATATATCCAACAACAATGAAAGGGATAATAACAGTACTGACTACCAAAATAGATGAAGTCCGAAAACAACCAACGCGGAGGCGGAGCCACAAACATCGTCAAATTTTACCATGTTACAGAATTTTCATTTGTCAAAATTATTGAGTTAGTACTTCAGGCAAATCAATATTTAATCAGGAGCTACCGCATCATTATTTTTGAAGCATTCATAAGAATATTATAGCATGTATGCCTTTCTCTTATATGTACTTAACTGCTTAACAATAAGTATCGATGAACTATGATGTTAGATCCTCTCTGGTGTTGATGCATGTGATATCCAGTACTTGCATTGGGGATGCTCCCCGCATTGGGGCATGATATCCAGAGCATGCGTGCATTAATTGGAATCCTCTTTTGGAGCTAAAAATTCATGTTGGCATAATTAAAAATTCCGAGCCAGGTGGACAACGCCAAGTGTTGTCATGTGTCAAGTTTTTGGCTTTCACATGCATGTTGGCGACCTCTTTTGTGAGCATTTTCCCTAGGACATGGAAAAGTAAGCCCTAAATAACTCTCGATGTTGCTTTACGCAGGTGCTACTATAGGTGTACATTCCATCAGGATCATGGCTGCCCAGCAACCAAGCATGTGGAGCAAACCAACTCCCAGGATCCGCCACTATTCCGAGTAATCTACACAAATGAGCACACATGCAGCAGTACCCATGTCTCAGACTACATGGCTTCATCTATACACATCCAGCAGATTGCCGATGCCTCTTTGAGAAAGGCAGAGACAGAAATACCTAGCTTGACCCACTGCGGTGCTGGCCATGGATTgataaaagaagagaaagatgCCATTGTCTCCTCCTTGCTCACTGTCACCAATGGCTGTGATGTTGCAAAATCGGATGTTGGGCGTGCAGCTATGCAAGAGAACACACCTGCTCCAATGGCCAGAAACATCTATGAAGCCATCCCTTCCGTTTCACCTGTACAGCTAGCACCATCCGATGAACTGAAAATGGACTTCGTCGAACCACTGGAGTCCCACTGGTTCGAGCCATTGGATTTGGGTTGGTTCATATAATACACGCAGACTGGTTGATCTATCATCTTTTACTAAAAATGTCCAGAATCATCCTTTGGTTTGCCTACTCTATGCAGAGTATATGTACTCACTGTGTTTaccaaagttttttttaaaattttttggtGCAGCCATACAATTTTACCGATCTGGTACATATGCATTTTTGTGGAGTTGCATGTAATGTTATTAACAGTTTTGCACATTGTGCTGTGAAAAAGGCTACCAAAAAAGAAACCTAGCTAGTAAACTTTGCTTCTCCAATTAAAAAGAAACTGTGAATACCCAGTACAAGGTATTCAGGGAACTttttggttttgttgatgattggCCAACTCTGATTTTTAACTGTTGATTTTGACCAACTGGATTTTTATGAAAAGCTGAGGCTATTTTGGTGGTTGTTTGGAAAGCTTCTGGTGTGTGATGTTTGTAATGCCCATAGCTGCTTTCAGTGTGTACACatcttctactccctccgtcctaactCCCAAACTACAAATCATTTTagatttgtcctaagtcaattttttaaatttttaaccAAGTTTACAGAAAGTTACATATATATTTATAACATCAAACTAGTTTCATTGGGTGTTCCacgaaatatatttttatagtgcaTTTATTAGATattatagatgttaatatatttttttataaacttgatcaaagttaGCTATATTTGAACGACTTATGATTTGAAATGTATAGTGATATTCTATATTTCATCTTTAAAACGCCAAAGGATCTATGCAAAGCAATGGATGCAAATGGGCCTGGTTAGATACTTCCTCTTTTTCCTCAAAAAAATACTTCCTATTTTAGCGATAATTTTTTTCGATTTTATCTTCAAAACAGTAAAATTTGAGACTTTCAGTTATATATACACCCCATTATGGATAAATGGTGTTCATTAATCGTTAATGTGCGGCGAGTCAAAAGATTCTCATGATGGATCTGTGCAAGCTATTTACGAGATGGATTGAAGCCGGAACATTccttccattatctaaaaaatcgCTAGTCTTAGATGAAAGTATTCGGACCAATCCTAATCGTCTCCAAGTAGTGGAACTCACTCGACTATGAACCTACATGCACTCCCATTAGTGGCTAGACCTACCTAAAGACCATATTGATATTGATCATAAGAATGAGAAGAATATTCACCTGATTTGGTGGGTTTGGAATAGCTTaaagattgtttttttttatggaacagGAGGGGCAAGCCCCTACTAGATATATATTAAAGATAAGGTAACTAAGAATtacaagaagagaagaaaatcaAGGAAAAACAGCAACGGGACTAAGGTTTCCAAAAGAAAGGAACAAAAAAAGAGCAGAGCAACAAGCAGCACACAGAGCCAAACTAAGCAGGAACAGGAGGGGAGCTACAAAGGCCCTAGAAAGAATGAAGCCAGTCTGTTATAGCAGGGACCAAAGTTGGTTTAGCTCTGTCAACAATAAGGAGAATTCAGACATAAACTTTCTTTTACAGTTAGCCACCAATTGATCAATGTTGTTGAATAACCGGTCATTTCTTGTTGTCCAAATGCTCCATGACATCAAAATAATAATCTCCGTAAAGAATGGAACAGCCAACCTTTCTCTGATGTGGTTAAAAATGTGAAGAAGTGGTCTTGTAGAGGGAAATGAGATTCCAATGGACACCCAACAAGCTTTGATGAAATTGCATCCGGTAAAAAGATGAGCTTAAAGATTGTTAGGTACACATCACAACCATTTCAGTTGTGTAACCGAGTCTGCAATAGCACCCATCGAATCGAAGAAATAAGAGGTTCAGACTTCCACAGGACTaaagtcctgtcacatcgaatgtttaaatactaattagaagtattaaatataaattaattacaaaaccaattatctaaatgaaggttaattcgcaagacgaatctattaagcctaattagtccatgatatgaccatatgttgctacagtaaatatgtgctaatcatggattaattaggtttaatatattcgtctcgcgaattagacatGGTTTATTcaattagttcacatttaatccttctaatcagtatctaaacattaTCTAAACATCCAATGTcacccgaactaaaaattaatcCATGGATCT encodes the following:
- the LOC117858539 gene encoding probable WRKY transcription factor 29; translation: MAGFSGSSNGTHKRLLQDCSSYAQEHAKKRVRISTRTEYTYAPYHDGYQWRKYGQKMIRGNTYPRCYYRCTFHQDHGCPATKHVEQTNSQDPPLFRVIYTNEHTCSSTHVSDYMASSIHIQQIADASLRKAETEIPSLTHCGAGHGLIKEEKDAIVSSLLTVTNGCDVAKSDVGRAAMQENTPAPMARNIYEAIPSVSPVQLAPSDELKMDFVEPLESHWFEPLDLGWFI